One Arachis hypogaea cultivar Tifrunner chromosome 2, arahy.Tifrunner.gnm2.J5K5, whole genome shotgun sequence genomic window, ATTTTCAAATCAGGGCCCCACTGCGTTCCTTGGGAATCCAAACCTTTGCGGATTTCCATTGAGGAAATCATGCAACGGTTCGGATTCAGGCCGGGGATCACAGGAAGGTCCCGACGCAGCAGCACACGCGGGGACCTTCCATTCAGAAAAAGGCCTGAGTCCCGGCCTGATAATCCTGATCTCAGCAGCCGACGCTGCTGGGGTCGCCCTCATCGGGCTAGTAATCGTATATGTTTATTGGAAGAGGAAGGATGATGGCAATGCCTGTAGCTGTGCAGGGAAGAGCAAATTTGGCGGCAGCGGCGGTGGCGAGGAGAAGATGAATCTGTGTGCACTGCAATGCATGAATGGAGTGAAGAGcgacgaggaggaggaggaagaggaagaggaagcggGGGAAGGTGGAAGAGTTGAAGGGGGTTTGGTGAACATAGACAAAGGGTTTAGGTTTGAGCTTGATGAGCTTCTAAGGGCATCGGCATATGtgttggggaagagtgggttgggGATAGTGTACAAGGTGGTGCTTGCTAATGGTGTTCCTGTGGCAGTGAGGAGATTGGGAGAGGGCGGTGATCAGAGGTATAAGGAGTTTGCTGCTGAGGTTCATGCCATTGGGAAGGTTAGGCACCCTAACATTGTGAGATTGAGGGCTTATTATTGGGCACATGATGAGAAGCTTCTCATTAGTGATTTCATCTCTAATGGTAATTTGGCTCAAGCACTTCGAGGTTAGTTCTTTCATTTTCACATCCTTAATGTGTGTGATTTGATTTATTTTAGCTGCTATGGTAGAGTGAAATATTTATACATTATTATACAAGATGTAACATTaacttatataaattttatactttatttaatactaaaaatgTATGTGTAATTGATATACTTTGTTTACACTATAGTAGAGTATAAGTAATTGATTGTTAACAATGTGCCTAGAATATAGGAGAGAGGCATGTTTTATGCAAGAATGGTTTGATGTATTGGTTTGGATTGAAGGAGAAGGGGGTTTGCTCTAAATTTTCACTCTTTCAATCGAGGGACATGCCTACCTAACCAAACATAGTAGGTTGTAATTGAAGAAAAACGTAATCACAATGATATTGATAGGTAACAATAATTAGGGGTAAAAGAAGACTAATGGTTGGCTAAAATTTTGAACTTATGGTCGAGTTGAACCGATTAATTAATGATGCATGCATGGCAATTTGGGACTCAACTGCCACGTGACACATGAGAAGAGTTTAACAAACATGCGTATAAACTATTTTTGCTCCTTTGCTTATTTGGAATTATGGGTGCACTAAGACTCTATCATTTGTCAAACACCACCGtttataatatctttttcaactttttaaatggcttaaattttcttttctcatCAAAAACAAGTATTTAGATTCTATTACGGTATGTGAATTGTGAATTGACTGTATCTGGTCCCATTTGTTTTAATGAGATAAAGAGATGGCACATGGGTAATTTTGTATTGTGTAGTAGATGAGGACATGAGGTCCAATCTTTTCAATTCCTGTgtataattttaaatcataagaaaaaaaaataagaggaaGAAAATCGGTACACCTTATTTATTTCTAAAGAAATGATATTGTACAAATACAATTTATAGTACATTTCCTTGCTTGGAATTAGAAATAGAAAGGAAGAGGGGGTTGGAAATGGAAGTTTCGTGTCTTCTTCATTGATGACTTGGACCACCCTATTCCATCAATTTGTCTGAGAGATGAAGTGATAGAATTATAGGAACACAATCATATTTGTTTGGGACCAAAACAGCTTATACATAGCTTTTAACCGccaagataaattaaaaaaagcttGGACATAATAGTTAGGAAAGCTCCTTCAAACTTCAATGTCatatttgttttctttcaattgtCTGCTTATTGACTTTTGAATCCCTATCTTCCTTCCTTGATCACCCTCTTTAAAGTCTTTGAATCGCATTTTGAAATTAGTATCTGACGTTGTGTCTTGTAAGGTGTTGTACTTGAAAGCATAAGCTAAAAGAAGGCGCAATTTGTGCCACTTTCTGCCTTCCATTCAGCTTAAACAAGGTTACATTTGTTAGTGGAAAATGGGTGCCTTTTGTGGTTTCATGATTTGTTTTGTCTTTTAGGATTAAACTTCCTTCCGTATGAAGCATAAAAGCATCAACAAGATCATTAACCTCTTTGGTTCAACCCTGTCCCTATTACAACTTTTTCCTACCCTTTCCTTGCTTCCAATGCAACCATATGCCAATCCTAACATTGATAGAAAATATTTAAAGCCAGCATAAATTTGCAATTGGCAAATTAAAACTACTCAAGAATCTGCATTTGCAATATGTTCTAGATGTTataaaattcactaaattcatTGCTAATAACAAACAATTCACCTTAGGAAATTGCCTAGTACACTCTTAAtctaatttgattgaaaaatgttTCTTTAACATCTACTCTGTGATTTTTAGAGATTTTATGCAGTTTTTCACTTCAACGTTTAAATCTATTTatcttttgtattaaaatatgTTCAAATAACATCCCTCGTTTTGAAAATACAGGGAGAAGTGGACAACCATCTCCAAACCTTTCTTGGTCGACAAGGCTTAGAATAGCCAAAGGAGCAGCAAGAGGCTTGTCCTATCTCCATGAATGCAGTCCAAGAAAGTTTGTCCATGGTGATATCAAACCTTCCAACATCCTACTTGACAATGACTACCAACCATACATATCCGATTTTGGCCTCAACCGGCTAATCAGCATCACCGGCAACACCCCGTCGACTGGTGGCCTAATGGGTGGTGCTCTTCCATACATGAACTCATCACAGAAAGAGAAGACCAACAATTATAAGGCGCCCGAGGCGCGCTTCCCCAGCTCCAGACCAACACAGAAATGGGATGTGTATTCATTTGGGATTGTTCTGCTTGAATTGCTAACTGGCAGGACGCCGGAATCTTCTCCGACGACTTCAACTTCTTCTGTGGAAGTTCCTGATTTGGTGAGGTGGGTAAGGAAAGGCTTTGAACAAGAGAGTCCCTTGTCCGAAATGGTTGATCCATCATTGCTACAAGAAGTGCGTGTAAAGAAAGAAGTGTTGGCTGTTTTTCATGTAGCATTAGCATGCACTGAAGGTGACCCTGAAGTTAGGCCTAGAATGAAAACTGTCTCTGAAAATCTTGAAAGGATTGGATCATAGTAAGATTCCAATGGTAAGAGAATTCAGACCTAGTTGCATGAACACAAGTTTAACACACCATTTCTTAAGTACACTATGCAATAAAAGTGAGTGCTGCTAATTTCATTTAATATTCTTTCACTGTTTATAGATCCTATCAATTTTTATGTGTGTGCTTGAAAAAGAGTGTGTTAAATTTGTATCTATAATAATTTTCAAGAGGATGAAGGTGCATTtgacttgaagatcaagatatgTGTAATATTTGTGGTGGTCATGAgaagatttttcttttatgattgggatattgagaattTGAGATGGTGATGCAATTTTTTACCATCTTGGATTGATTAGGCACTTAACTTGTTGTGTGGTACTGAAGCAATTTTTGGAGAGCTGTAACTATCAAGGTCTCTCttcattcttattcttttttGGTGGAATATCAGTAAAGTTTtggatattatttaaattttgtctggTCTCATTGCTTGCATCCTGAACATGATTACAATGATACCATGATTAACTCCATGCATTATGATTTGAGTTGGCAGATCAATTCAGCATCATGTTGTGC contains:
- the LOC112751043 gene encoding receptor protein kinase-like protein ZAR1, which codes for MTPSTLLYILLLIFPTALSLSSDGLALLSLKSAVDGGAVTFSDWNDGDSTPCRWSGIACSSISGEPEPRVVGIALAGKSLRGYIPSELGTLRYLRRLNLHDNEFYGVVPVQLFNATALHSLYLHRNNLSGPFPPSLCTLRRLENLDFSENSFSGHLPPELKDCKQLQRLILARNNFSGDIPANVWSGMDELVQLDLSDNQFEGPIPDELGDLSSLSGTLNLSFNHLSGKVPASLGKLPATVSFDLRNNNLTGEIPQTGSFSNQGPTAFLGNPNLCGFPLRKSCNGSDSGRGSQEGPDAAAHAGTFHSEKGLSPGLIILISAADAAGVALIGLVIVYVYWKRKDDGNACSCAGKSKFGGSGGGEEKMNLCALQCMNGVKSDEEEEEEEEEAGEGGRVEGGLVNIDKGFRFELDELLRASAYVLGKSGLGIVYKVVLANGVPVAVRRLGEGGDQRYKEFAAEVHAIGKVRHPNIVRLRAYYWAHDEKLLISDFISNGNLAQALRGRSGQPSPNLSWSTRLRIAKGAARGLSYLHECSPRKFVHGDIKPSNILLDNDYQPYISDFGLNRLISITGNTPSTGGLMGGALPYMNSSQKEKTNNYKAPEARFPSSRPTQKWDVYSFGIVLLELLTGRTPESSPTTSTSSVEVPDLVRWVRKGFEQESPLSEMVDPSLLQEVRVKKEVLAVFHVALACTEGDPEVRPRMKTVSENLERIGS